The genomic DNA GAGATGGCCCGCCTGGACCGGTTGAAGCTGATCGGGGAAATGGCCGCCAGCATCGGTCATGAGATCCGCAATCCCATGACCACGGTGCGGGGGTTTTTGCAGCTGTTGTCCCGGCAGGAGGAGTTTGCGGCGCACCGGGGGCATTTCCGGCTGATGATTGAAGAGCTGGACCGGGCCAATGCCATCATCACCGAATATCTGTCTCTGGCACGCAGCAAGTCTGCCGCCAGGGGTAGCCATAACTTGAGCCACATTGTGAGCGCTCTGCTGCCCCTGTTGCAGGCCCATGCCAGTGAATTGGGCCATGATCTGGTGGTGCAGCTGGAGTCGCTGCCCGAGCTGCTGCTGGATGAAAAGGAGATTCGCCAGCTGATCCTGAATCTGGTGCGCAATGGCCTGGAGGCCATGGACAAAAAGGGAGTGCTAACCATCAGAACCTGCCAGCAAGAGGACGAAGTGGTACTGGTCGTGCAGGATGAGGGTCGGGGGATGGTGCCCGGTGTGCTGGAGAAAATTGGCCCCCCCTTTTTCAGCACCAAGGAGAACGGCACCGGTCTGGGCCTGGCGGTGTGCTACAGCATTGCCGCCCGGCACGACGCCCGGCTGGAGATAGATACCGGTCCGGCAGGTACTACTGTCCGGGTGCGGTTTAAAAAACCTGTGCTATGAATAAAGCAGTCCTGATTAATGATCAGGACTGCTTTATTCCGATTTGGGGAAGCGCCCGGCCAGGGCGCCTTTGCCTTTTTCATACAGCTCATAAAAGCGGCGGGAGTTTTTGGCCAAAGCCGGGCTGATAAAGGCCAGCAGCAGCACATACAGGGCGGCCAGGCCGGGCAGGTGGCTGCTTGCCCCGGCCGCGGCGGCGAAACTGGCCAGGATAACCGAAAACTCGCCGCGAGCCATGATGGTGAAGGCCACGT from Desulfurispora thermophila DSM 16022 includes the following:
- a CDS encoding ATP-binding protein, with translation MARLDRLKLIGEMAASIGHEIRNPMTTVRGFLQLLSRQEEFAAHRGHFRLMIEELDRANAIITEYLSLARSKSAARGSHNLSHIVSALLPLLQAHASELGHDLVVQLESLPELLLDEKEIRQLILNLVRNGLEAMDKKGVLTIRTCQQEDEVVLVVQDEGRGMVPGVLEKIGPPFFSTKENGTGLGLAVCYSIAARHDARLEIDTGPAGTTVRVRFKKPVL